The window ACCTGTATGTCGTCACGGAGCCAGGCTTGTAGTTTCTCCTGCTTTTCATCAGAGGAAACCCCGCCGTGGTAAAAAGCAGCTTTGATTCCCAGTTGGGTTAAAAATTCGGTGTAACTGACAGTGGCCTTTCTGCTGGTTACATAAATAATTGAAGAACCTTTGTTTTTTTTTAAGATCCGTTCGAGCTTGTACTTTTTATCTTCTTCTTCAAATACCATATATGCAATGTTCGGACGAGAAAAAGAACTTTTAACTGTTTGTGGTTGTCGCAGATTAAGGTTGTTTATGATATCTTTTTGAACATCTGCTGTGGCAGAAGCTGTCAGTGCAACGATGGGTACTTGAGGAAAGGTTTCTCTTAACCATGAACAATTCCTGTATGCAGGCCTGAAATCATGTCCCCATTCAGAAATACAATGTGCCTCATCTATAGCGATCAGGTTTACAGGCATTTGTCTTATCCGCTCCTGCACCAACTCTTGCTGTAGCCGTTCTGGAGACAAGTATAAAAATTTATAATTGCCATAAATGCAGTTGTCCAATAAGGTGTCTATATCATTATGTTTTAAACCTCCTGTTAGTCCAATAGCTTTTATATTTTTATTTTTTAACTGGTTTACCTGATCTTGTATGAGTGCAACAAGAGGCGATATAACAATACATATACCATCCAAGACCATTGCAGGAACCTGGAAACATACAGACTTTCCGCCACCGGTAGGAAGGAGGGCGAGAGTGTCTTGTTTGTTTAAAAGATGGTCTATGACTTGTTCCTGGGGCTCTCTGAATGAGTCAAATCCCCAGTATTGTTTTAAAACCGATAATGGATCAAGCATTAAATAACATATTATTTATGAGTGAAAGTTACTAATAAGCGGGCAAGCTTACCTTATTCCCCAATAAATTTTTAAGCTTCTTCAGGTTTATGGCAATACACCTACAGGTTTTTTTCAATAAAATCCGCTCTCAGGTCTACAGTACCTGTCGGAACTTCGACCAAGTGATAACCATATCTTTTGTATGCAGCTTCAAGGTGGTCATGGATTAAGACGGCCTGCTCAAAATTTTCGTAACGCTCATTATCACTGATATAGATATCTTCCCATGGGGGGAGTAAAAATATTTTATCGTAGGTATGTTGTTCACAGGCCCGGGTAAAATAAGGAGGGTATGTTTGATTGGCATAGTCGAGGTAAGCTACTACATCAGGAATGCCCCTGTCGAGGAAAACACTTTTTTCCGGATGGTTCAGGGCTTCTTTAAATTGAGAGACTCTTCCTTCGAGCAGTTTTTTGCTGAACAATAGCGGATCTTCTAAAAACAGTTGTTCGATCCCTTGTTTCTGGGCTTCTAACGTTACCTGTCTCGAAATTTCCGGAAAGCATACATGTCCACGTTGCTTTAAGATTTCTACCACTGATGTTTTTCCCGTTCCGGGTCCTCCTGTAATAACAATTTTCTTATGACTCACTCCTGGCAATATTCAGGCGACAAAAATAGTGAAATCTTCATAGAACCCGAAAATTGAAATCTAAAGCCTATCTTTGCATCTGATAATCGCGATCAGTTAAGAGTAATGGAAAACCAGGATAACAGAAAAGCTTTTTACGAAAAGTTAAGACAGCAGTTAGAGGATACATCAATATGGCCGTCCCAGTATTTATATAAATTTATTGTCCCGACTGATGTTGATAAGATCAATCAGGTAGAAGCTTTGTTTGATAATATGGGAGCTGTTATCAACACCAAGAAGTCTACCAAAGGGACATATACGAGTATTACGATTTCTTTAAAAATGGGATCTCCGGAAGCGGTGATAGAAAAGTATCAGCAAGCTGAGAAAGTAGACGGGATTATTTCTCTCTGATAAATTGATTTGTCGATTCTATAAAAATTAGTATTTTGCAGTGCAACGCAAGATTGACTTCCGGAATATGAGATTCACTGCGTACTTCATTCATTTAATGAATTAAAACCAACAATTGTTTTGATTGAAAATTTAGAATATAATAGCGAGCGTCCGAAGCTGATTATACCAGAATATGGACGCCATATACAAAAACTTGTAGATTTTGCCATTTCTATAGAAGATAAGGGTGAACGCAATAAAGTAGTTAAAGCCATTATAGGCGTAATGGGAAATCTGAACCCGCACCTGAGAGATGTGCCGGATTTTCAGCACAAGTTATGGGATCAGCTGTTCATCATGTCTGATTTTAAACTGGATGTAGATTCTCCTTATCCTATTCCAACCAAGGAAATGCTTTCTGAGCGTCCTGAAGGCCTGGATTATCCTCAAAATTATCCTAAATACAGATTTTACGGGAATAATATCAAAAGGATGATCGATGTGTGTAATAGTTGG of the Zhouia spongiae genome contains:
- a CDS encoding DUF493 family protein, yielding MENQDNRKAFYEKLRQQLEDTSIWPSQYLYKFIVPTDVDKINQVEALFDNMGAVINTKKSTKGTYTSITISLKMGSPEAVIEKYQQAEKVDGIISL
- a CDS encoding DUF4290 domain-containing protein, which translates into the protein MIENLEYNSERPKLIIPEYGRHIQKLVDFAISIEDKGERNKVVKAIIGVMGNLNPHLRDVPDFQHKLWDQLFIMSDFKLDVDSPYPIPTKEMLSERPEGLDYPQNYPKYRFYGNNIKRMIDVCNSWEEGELKQALKYTIANHMKKCFLNWNKDTVDDEVIFEHLYELSGGKINLAKWDEDLTDSSNLIRTKPNKQHRPNGKKHHKGGRNKKRY
- a CDS encoding AAA family ATPase, encoding MSHKKIVITGGPGTGKTSVVEILKQRGHVCFPEISRQVTLEAQKQGIEQLFLEDPLLFSKKLLEGRVSQFKEALNHPEKSVFLDRGIPDVVAYLDYANQTYPPYFTRACEQHTYDKIFLLPPWEDIYISDNERYENFEQAVLIHDHLEAAYKRYGYHLVEVPTGTVDLRADFIEKNL